A genomic segment from Psychrobacter arcticus 273-4 encodes:
- a CDS encoding Bax inhibitor-1/YccA family protein — protein MANPIVSRAELAVGGAPMTVKGVIQKTSLLLGLSAITGIGFFFYALMAGLSQGFITMAAFGSMFAAFGLAIFITFKPQKAKTFAVPYALLEGIFLGGISLFFMRMYPSVPVTAMCATFVTAAVMLGLYRSGLVKVTEKFRSIVTSALIAIMLVYVAQWVLSLAFGSSLPFLFEGGAIAIGFSLFVIVIASFTLLLDFDNIDRGVAMGVSEDYEWLFSIGILATLVWMYIEFMRLLSYLQD, from the coding sequence CTATTGTCAGTCGCGCAGAGCTTGCCGTCGGCGGTGCGCCGATGACGGTGAAGGGCGTGATTCAAAAGACCAGTTTATTGCTTGGGCTATCAGCTATTACTGGTATTGGATTTTTCTTTTATGCGTTGATGGCAGGTTTATCGCAAGGTTTTATCACGATGGCTGCCTTTGGTAGTATGTTTGCTGCTTTTGGCTTGGCGATTTTTATTACCTTTAAACCACAGAAAGCCAAGACGTTTGCCGTCCCTTATGCACTTTTAGAAGGTATATTCTTGGGTGGCATCTCGCTGTTTTTCATGAGAATGTACCCTAGCGTGCCAGTGACTGCAATGTGTGCAACGTTCGTGACAGCAGCGGTTATGTTAGGTCTATATCGTTCAGGTCTGGTAAAGGTCACTGAAAAATTCCGCTCAATTGTTACTTCAGCGTTGATTGCTATCATGCTGGTTTATGTGGCGCAGTGGGTACTGTCTTTAGCCTTTGGTTCAAGCTTACCTTTCTTATTTGAAGGTGGCGCTATCGCTATTGGTTTTAGCTTATTTGTGATTGTTATCGCCTCTTTTACTCTGCTATTGGACTTTGATAACATTGATCGCGGTGTTGCGATGGGCGTTTCTGAAGACTATGAATGGTTATTTAGTATTGGTATTCTTGCAACGCTCGTGTGGATGTACATCGAGTTTATGCGTCTACTAAGCTACTTACAAGATTAA
- a CDS encoding heavy metal translocating P-type ATPase, whose protein sequence is MSSIPSPMPPTSPTLPRSSSTNAYYHDNSITEGLVLPLAGHCFHCGDPVPQPPFHSDILGKSREMCCMGCQLASQSIVEAGLEQYYLDRSEINRTASLPTQMTRLEAYDHDEIKSQFVYAQDGMSVAELSVNNLRCAACTWLIESRLDELDGIDRCQVNLTNQRMRVIWDESKLPISRILAVINEIGYEAKPYRQDTHEAMLARHNNQMLIRLGIAALGSMQAMMYAVAIYFGEYSDMLIFQRDFLRWVSLFVSTPVFFYAGVPFFTSAWSAIRARQVNMDVPVSIALIITFFASLYATITGQGETYYDSVSMFIFFLLAGRYIEHNARLKAATMANDLVVVEPVLVQKIAKDKKAAESILQLLEQNSSPKTAFVHSDLDEEDKDVANQESQLATSEINNQSVKSTMPNFMQSMDAEVYQLTSRIAKEWQQTRNQLLAVSNTNDEAKEKQMVTAHSLQVGDIIMVEAGSEIISDGILLSPTATVSQSLLTGEGDLISKTQGDYIVGGAQNDSQPFEMLVTALPEDSQIGLIDRLMNRAMSEKPKLAQQADKLARWFVARILVLSVLVFISWYIVDPSQAIWATVAVLVATCPCALSLATPIALTVSTNRLASYGFLTTRGHTLQTLAEITHVAFDKTGTLTYGKPNLLNIELLIDTADITEAHEQRDDVLAIAAALEVGSRHPIAHALLTAAYQLHLPATQALQHYPAGGVEAMIDGVLYRIGHVDFALDKTNSDNISNDLVIDLVGARASSAVVLSCQKDESITWQALACFYFNDKVRDSAQSMLDSLKALSIEPVMLTGDPSPQALVMAENLGMQSAYNGLSPMDKVNHIQQLQAQGAVVLMVGDGINDAPVLAAADVSTSIAGAADLAQVSSDSIILNGQIEAIIAAKRIADKTKRIIKQNLRWALIYNGSILIPAALGYVPPWLAAIGMSLSSLFVVLNALRLKRA, encoded by the coding sequence ATGTCCAGTATTCCATCTCCTATGCCGCCAACATCACCGACATTACCAAGGTCATCAAGTACCAATGCTTATTATCATGACAACTCTATAACTGAAGGTTTAGTACTGCCACTTGCCGGTCACTGTTTTCATTGTGGCGATCCAGTGCCGCAGCCGCCGTTTCATAGCGATATCTTGGGAAAATCGCGTGAGATGTGCTGTATGGGCTGTCAGTTGGCTTCACAAAGCATTGTTGAAGCGGGACTTGAGCAATATTACCTTGACCGTTCAGAGATTAACCGGACGGCAAGCTTACCAACGCAAATGACTCGCCTTGAGGCTTATGACCATGATGAAATAAAGTCACAGTTTGTCTATGCTCAAGACGGTATGTCGGTGGCAGAGTTATCGGTCAATAATTTGCGCTGCGCCGCTTGTACTTGGCTGATTGAATCGCGTCTCGATGAGTTGGATGGTATTGATAGATGTCAGGTCAATTTAACCAATCAGCGTATGCGCGTGATATGGGATGAGAGCAAGCTACCGATTAGCCGTATTCTTGCGGTGATCAATGAAATCGGTTATGAAGCCAAGCCTTATCGGCAAGATACCCACGAAGCGATGTTGGCTCGTCATAACAACCAGATGCTGATCCGGCTTGGTATTGCTGCACTCGGCTCGATGCAAGCGATGATGTATGCGGTGGCGATTTATTTTGGTGAATATAGCGATATGCTGATATTTCAGCGCGATTTTTTGCGTTGGGTGTCGTTATTTGTCAGCACGCCGGTATTCTTTTATGCCGGTGTTCCGTTTTTTACTTCAGCATGGTCAGCGATTCGTGCCCGCCAAGTCAATATGGATGTGCCCGTTAGTATTGCCTTGATTATCACATTTTTTGCCAGTCTTTATGCCACCATTACTGGGCAAGGGGAGACGTATTATGACTCGGTCAGTATGTTTATTTTCTTCTTGCTGGCAGGGCGTTATATTGAGCACAATGCGCGCCTAAAAGCGGCAACCATGGCAAATGACTTGGTGGTGGTCGAGCCGGTATTGGTACAGAAAATTGCTAAAGATAAAAAGGCAGCTGAAAGTATTTTGCAGCTATTAGAGCAAAATAGTAGCCCAAAAACAGCATTTGTTCATTCAGATTTGGATGAAGAAGATAAAGATGTTGCCAATCAGGAGAGTCAGCTAGCAACTAGTGAAATAAATAACCAAAGCGTCAAAAGTACTATGCCTAATTTTATGCAAAGCATGGATGCCGAGGTCTATCAGCTGACATCACGTATTGCTAAAGAATGGCAGCAGACTCGCAATCAGCTGTTAGCTGTCTCAAATACAAATGATGAGGCAAAAGAAAAGCAGATGGTGACTGCTCATAGCTTGCAAGTGGGTGATATCATCATGGTTGAGGCAGGTTCTGAGATTATCAGTGATGGTATCTTGCTAAGTCCAACCGCAACCGTGTCGCAAAGTTTACTAACGGGTGAAGGCGATTTAATCAGTAAGACTCAGGGCGATTATATCGTCGGCGGCGCGCAAAATGACAGCCAACCGTTTGAGATGCTGGTCACAGCGTTGCCAGAGGACAGCCAAATTGGTCTGATTGACAGGTTGATGAATCGGGCAATGAGTGAGAAACCAAAACTGGCACAGCAAGCAGATAAGCTGGCACGTTGGTTTGTTGCTCGCATTTTAGTACTGTCTGTTTTAGTGTTTATTAGCTGGTATATCGTTGACCCAAGCCAAGCGATTTGGGCAACAGTTGCAGTATTGGTCGCGACATGTCCTTGTGCGTTGTCTTTGGCAACACCAATTGCGCTCACTGTATCGACTAATCGATTGGCAAGTTATGGGTTTTTAACCACTCGTGGGCATACGCTGCAAACGCTTGCAGAGATAACCCATGTGGCCTTTGATAAAACAGGAACGTTGACCTATGGGAAACCCAATTTACTAAATATTGAGCTGCTTATAGATACGGCTGACATCACAGAGGCACACGAGCAAAGAGACGATGTATTAGCCATTGCGGCGGCATTAGAGGTGGGCAGTCGCCATCCGATTGCTCATGCCCTATTAACCGCTGCCTATCAGCTGCATCTGCCTGCTACACAAGCTTTACAACATTATCCAGCAGGTGGCGTTGAAGCAATGATTGATGGCGTGTTATATCGCATTGGTCATGTAGATTTTGCTTTAGATAAAACGAATAGTGATAATATAAGTAATGATTTGGTCATTGATTTGGTTGGTGCGCGCGCCAGCTCAGCGGTAGTTTTGTCTTGTCAAAAGGATGAATCAATAACGTGGCAAGCACTGGCATGTTTTTACTTTAATGACAAGGTACGTGATAGCGCTCAGTCTATGCTCGATAGCCTTAAAGCACTAAGTATCGAGCCTGTCATGCTCACAGGTGACCCAAGTCCGCAAGCCTTGGTGATGGCTGAGAATTTGGGAATGCAGTCGGCCTATAACGGTCTGTCGCCAATGGACAAGGTTAATCATATTCAGCAGTTGCAAGCTCAAGGTGCAGTGGTATTGATGGTTGGTGATGGTATCAATGATGCGCCGGTATTAGCAGCGGCAGACGTTTCAACCTCGATTGCTGGTGCAGCAGATTTAGCGCAAGTATCTAGCGATAGCATTATCTTAAACGGACAAATCGAAGCTATTATTGCTGCAAAACGTATTGCTGATAAAACGAAACGTATTATCAAGCAAAACTTGCGTTGGGCACTTATTTATAACGGTAGTATCTTGATACCAGCGGCTTTGGGTTATGTACCGCCTTGGCTGGCTGCGATTGGTATGTCATTAAGCTCACTGTTTGTGGTACTAAACGCCTTACGTCTAAAACGAGCTTAA
- the mrcB gene encoding penicillin-binding protein 1B — translation MQKSHSKQPQSSKPAINTLPSQQRGMVFSSILLIIVIAGMVLLALYLVKLDRTITHKFEGKRWDIPAKVYSQPLELYKGANIDKDTMKTWFELLNYQSDKAYDRTGTYHKSGNTYFIHTRGFTYSANDIDQEQVIKMTIAGNKIESVQSTIPAKTGIIRLEPVNIGGIYPDSNEDRMVVSLDQVPQPLIDALIATEDRGFYEHKGVSIRGIARAVINNFSGGSRQGGSTITQQLIKNFYLNSDRTMKRKANEALMAVLLELHYSKDEILQAYLNEIYLGQNGKRSINGFGLASQFYFDKPLNELRLDQQALLVGMAKGPSVYNPRRHPNDSKARRDVVLSNMLAVGTLSQEDYDTALKNSLGVVDKPVEGKSQFPDFLDIVKRELNKVYYSDDLKNEGLIIISTMDPIAQLAADKAVERKLGELRRSGSKTKDLQGALVSANPETGELVSVVGSGSEFTGFNRAVDAKRQVGSLLKPIIYMTALESGRYNLASSVDDSPITVSLSDGTEWNPKNYDNRDHGYIPFTTALSQSYNHSAVRLGMEFGVDTFAKQLKRMGVKEKVPPYPSALLGSVNLSPMDMLGVYQVFATGGFRTPIHSIRSVIDDRGSILQRTGLNTQRSIPPETNFLINYALQDVVKNGTARRVQSLGSNLNLAGKTGTTNDYRDAWFAGYSGNYVSVVWVGRDDNKPIGLSGGSGALPVWVDYMNRLKLTPVALPEPEGIEWLWLENNSGKLSNERCASARYLPVMSAYLPQEASSCAIGLYQQERMREQMQWQNQQGNINKQRRHEGLDIPNGEAINNDSNDAEQDGDTSNRADTWYDRAVEWF, via the coding sequence GTGCAAAAATCTCATTCTAAGCAACCACAGTCCTCTAAGCCTGCTATCAATACGCTACCTTCCCAGCAGCGCGGCATGGTGTTTAGTAGTATTTTATTAATTATTGTCATCGCTGGCATGGTGCTATTGGCACTGTATTTGGTCAAACTTGATCGTACTATTACCCACAAGTTTGAGGGTAAACGCTGGGATATTCCTGCCAAAGTTTATTCGCAGCCGCTTGAATTGTATAAAGGCGCCAATATCGATAAAGACACTATGAAGACGTGGTTTGAGTTGCTCAATTATCAAAGCGATAAAGCCTATGATCGCACCGGCACTTATCATAAATCGGGTAACACCTATTTTATTCATACACGTGGTTTTACTTATAGCGCCAACGATATAGACCAAGAACAAGTCATCAAAATGACCATTGCTGGTAATAAAATTGAGTCGGTACAAAGCACCATACCGGCGAAAACAGGCATTATTCGTCTTGAGCCGGTCAATATCGGCGGTATTTACCCTGATAGCAATGAAGACCGCATGGTTGTCTCGTTAGATCAAGTACCGCAGCCGCTTATTGATGCGCTGATAGCGACAGAAGATCGTGGTTTTTATGAGCATAAAGGGGTATCGATACGCGGTATCGCCCGTGCGGTCATCAATAACTTCTCTGGCGGTTCGCGCCAAGGTGGCTCGACCATCACCCAGCAGCTGATCAAAAACTTTTATCTCAATTCCGACCGTACGATGAAGCGCAAAGCCAATGAAGCCTTGATGGCTGTACTACTTGAGCTGCATTATAGTAAAGATGAGATTTTGCAGGCCTATCTCAACGAGATTTATTTGGGTCAAAACGGCAAACGCTCTATTAATGGTTTTGGGTTGGCATCACAGTTTTATTTTGATAAGCCGCTCAATGAGCTGCGCCTAGATCAGCAAGCACTGCTTGTCGGTATGGCAAAAGGACCGAGCGTTTATAACCCGCGTCGTCATCCAAACGATTCAAAAGCACGCCGTGATGTGGTGCTTAGTAATATGTTGGCTGTTGGCACGCTCAGTCAAGAAGACTATGATACAGCATTAAAAAACTCACTTGGGGTGGTTGATAAGCCTGTTGAAGGCAAAAGCCAATTCCCTGATTTTTTAGACATCGTCAAACGCGAATTAAATAAAGTTTATTACTCTGATGACCTCAAAAACGAAGGTCTGATTATCATCAGTACCATGGACCCTATTGCCCAGTTGGCAGCGGACAAAGCAGTTGAGAGAAAACTTGGCGAGCTACGCCGTAGTGGCAGTAAAACCAAGGACTTACAAGGGGCTCTAGTCAGTGCTAACCCTGAAACTGGTGAGCTGGTTTCTGTCGTGGGTAGCGGTAGCGAATTTACTGGCTTTAACCGTGCGGTCGATGCCAAACGCCAAGTAGGTTCATTATTGAAGCCGATTATTTATATGACCGCTCTCGAAAGTGGTCGCTATAATTTAGCAAGTTCGGTTGATGATTCTCCCATTACGGTCAGTCTAAGTGACGGTACCGAGTGGAATCCTAAAAACTATGACAATCGTGACCATGGCTACATCCCCTTTACCACGGCGCTATCGCAGTCTTATAACCATAGCGCTGTACGCTTAGGGATGGAGTTTGGGGTCGACACCTTTGCTAAACAATTAAAACGCATGGGTGTTAAAGAAAAAGTACCACCTTATCCTTCAGCATTATTGGGCTCAGTCAACCTAAGCCCAATGGATATGCTTGGGGTCTATCAAGTTTTTGCGACGGGCGGTTTCCGTACCCCTATCCACAGTATCCGTAGTGTGATTGATGATCGCGGTAGTATCCTACAGCGTACGGGATTAAATACTCAGCGCAGCATTCCGCCTGAGACCAACTTTTTGATTAACTATGCTTTACAAGACGTCGTTAAAAACGGTACGGCTAGACGCGTACAATCGCTTGGTAGCAATCTAAACCTTGCCGGCAAAACAGGTACTACCAATGATTACCGTGATGCGTGGTTTGCCGGTTATAGTGGCAACTATGTCAGTGTGGTTTGGGTTGGACGTGATGACAATAAACCTATTGGGCTTAGTGGCGGTAGCGGCGCTTTACCAGTTTGGGTCGATTATATGAATCGTCTAAAATTGACACCTGTTGCGCTGCCTGAGCCAGAAGGTATTGAATGGCTGTGGTTAGAGAACAACTCAGGTAAGCTGTCAAATGAGCGCTGTGCCAGCGCACGCTACTTGCCTGTAATGTCAGCATATTTACCACAAGAAGCCAGCAGCTGTGCTATCGGCTTATATCAACAAGAACGTATGCGTGAGCAAATGCAGTGGCAAAATCAGCAAGGCAATATCAATAAGCAACGTCGCCATGAAGGATTAGACATTCCAAATGGTGAAGCCATTAATAATGACAGCAATGATGCCGAGCAAGATGGGGATACATCCAATCGTGCAGATACTTGGTACGACCGTGCCGTTGAATGGTTTTAG
- a CDS encoding tetratricopeptide repeat protein, protein MALSILQAFLTRQMTETQSKKQPKHLHTALLISACFGMLSLSACQTAPTAIKAPPAQTMPSSSSQKTTQPAQPITVMQTPSPDHSGYESIESTKVAKTDDNYPIEPYLPPVSLESPTELVKEKPTVIVAPNPSTSQTPIVTQPDTVILTPARKDEVIYAPSIPPSHNALLERARQNSQHSQKTPTNNGNLPAFRNLIQVGTEQLKAGNLNGAESSFTRAQRLAPKSSAVYFYLAQVALKKNQPRKAEAMGRRGLSVSQDSNRSRALWQIILQSGQAQGNARVIKEAKQALR, encoded by the coding sequence ATGGCGTTATCTATATTGCAAGCGTTCTTGACTCGGCAAATGACTGAGACTCAGTCTAAAAAACAGCCAAAGCATTTACATACAGCACTTTTAATCAGTGCTTGTTTTGGCATGCTAAGCTTAAGTGCTTGCCAGACTGCACCGACTGCAATAAAAGCGCCTCCTGCTCAAACCATGCCATCAAGCAGTAGTCAAAAAACCACACAACCTGCACAGCCTATAACAGTGATGCAAACCCCTAGCCCTGATCACAGTGGTTATGAAAGTATTGAGAGCACTAAAGTTGCTAAGACTGATGATAATTACCCTATTGAGCCTTATCTTCCACCTGTATCGCTAGAGTCACCAACGGAATTGGTAAAAGAAAAACCCACTGTGATTGTGGCGCCTAATCCAAGCACGAGTCAAACTCCGATAGTAACTCAGCCTGATACCGTGATCCTCACGCCTGCTCGTAAAGATGAAGTGATATATGCGCCATCCATACCACCGTCGCACAATGCACTACTAGAGCGTGCGCGGCAAAACTCGCAGCACAGTCAGAAAACCCCTACCAATAATGGCAACTTGCCTGCTTTTCGCAACCTGATACAAGTGGGTACTGAGCAATTAAAGGCAGGCAATCTAAATGGCGCTGAGAGCAGCTTTACCCGAGCTCAGCGCCTAGCACCCAAATCATCTGCAGTATATTTTTATCTTGCGCAAGTAGCCCTCAAAAAAAACCAGCCGCGTAAGGCTGAAGCAATGGGACGGCGTGGTCTTAGTGTCTCTCAAGACAGCAATCGCAGCCGTGCACTATGGCAAATTATCCTACAGTCTGGACAAGCACAAGGTAATGCACGTGTGATAAAAGAAGCCAAACAAGCATTACGCTAA
- the prmA gene encoding 50S ribosomal protein L11 methyltransferase gives MAWQQLHLQCEKDNVDLAEALLLEAGALSIALDDAGDQPLFEPLPGESPLWDEVILTGLFDATTEAGTSHVIEQFSHEIAAQVQASRTWVSAVDDKDWEREWMSNYKPIECANDLWIVPNWLTPPNPEATNIIMDPGLAFGTGYHATTRLCLDWLTEQDLKDKVVIDYGCGSGILGIAALLLGARHVYAVDIDPQAVLATNQNAARNSVDNRLQAFLPEDFTIFCQQQDIPAVEVMVANILAKPLIGLAPYFATLMASKSRIVLAGLIESQTEQVTEAYQPYFALDPKHAFTAQEDQHWQRLSGTFTG, from the coding sequence ATGGCATGGCAACAACTGCACTTACAGTGCGAAAAAGACAATGTTGATCTCGCTGAGGCGCTATTATTAGAAGCAGGCGCTCTATCTATTGCACTTGATGACGCAGGTGACCAACCTTTATTTGAGCCACTTCCTGGTGAATCACCACTATGGGACGAGGTAATTTTAACAGGGCTCTTCGATGCCACTACAGAGGCTGGAACCAGTCATGTTATTGAGCAATTCAGTCATGAAATCGCAGCACAAGTACAAGCAAGTCGTACTTGGGTAAGTGCTGTAGATGACAAAGATTGGGAACGTGAATGGATGTCTAATTACAAGCCTATTGAGTGTGCCAATGACTTATGGATTGTGCCTAATTGGTTGACACCACCCAATCCTGAAGCGACTAATATTATTATGGATCCAGGCTTAGCATTTGGTACCGGCTACCACGCTACTACTCGCCTATGTCTTGATTGGCTGACTGAACAAGACCTTAAAGATAAAGTAGTGATAGATTATGGCTGCGGCTCAGGAATATTGGGTATTGCTGCCTTATTATTAGGGGCGCGCCATGTTTATGCGGTGGACATTGACCCTCAAGCGGTACTGGCAACCAATCAAAACGCGGCACGCAACTCGGTCGACAATCGTTTACAAGCATTTTTACCAGAAGATTTCACTATCTTTTGTCAGCAGCAGGACATACCAGCAGTAGAAGTCATGGTTGCCAATATTTTAGCCAAACCTCTAATTGGTCTAGCTCCTTATTTTGCGACCCTCATGGCATCAAAGAGCCGCATCGTGCTTGCCGGTTTAATTGAGTCACAAACTGAGCAAGTGACCGAAGCCTACCAGCCTTATTTTGCGCTTGATCCTAAACATGCCTTTACTGCACAAGAAGATCAGCATTGGCAGCGATTGTCTGGTACATTTACAGGCTAG
- the fis gene encoding DNA-binding transcriptional regulator Fis: MRDVESALDHTGHAHEPLRIHVERVVRQYFAVLGDELPTDLYELILKEIEQPLLSVVLEKTRGNQTKCAQILGLNRGTLRKKLKTYGLM; the protein is encoded by the coding sequence ATCCGCGATGTAGAATCTGCTTTAGATCATACAGGTCACGCGCATGAGCCCTTACGGATACATGTTGAACGCGTGGTACGACAATATTTTGCAGTGTTAGGTGATGAGCTACCCACTGACTTATATGAGCTTATTCTAAAAGAGATAGAACAACCTCTCTTGTCTGTGGTGCTTGAAAAAACCCGCGGCAATCAAACCAAATGTGCACAGATTTTAGGTCTCAATCGCGGTACACTACGCAAAAAGCTCAAAACTTATGGTTTAATGTAG
- the purH gene encoding bifunctional phosphoribosylaminoimidazolecarboxamide formyltransferase/IMP cyclohydrolase, giving the protein MSKAPLALLSVSDKSNIVEFAQGLIQAGFGLLSTGGTFRLLTEHNVAVTEVSDYTGFPEMMDGRVKTLHPKIHGGILGRRGTDDMVMSEHAIERIDLVVVNLYPFAETIARSDVTMNDAIENIDIGGPTMVRSAAKNHAHVGIVTDPADYTRVLEALGDSTALTATLRYDLAVKAFEHTAQYDGMIANFLGSRVNESQEPESFSRTFNVQLEKVQDLRYGENPHQKAAFYVENNSSKSKQASIATAKQLQGKALSYNNIADTDAALECVKAFSTPACVIVKHANPCGVAVDIDQVAAYRTAFSTDPESSFGGIIAFNRPLTLAAATAIIDNQFVEVIIAPSVEDGVLEATASKKNVRVLVCGDLPAPELRDRQLDYKRVNGGLLVQEQDLGLITAHDLKIVTDVQPTEAQIADLLFSWNVAKYVKSNAIVYAKGQRTIGVGAGQMSRVNSARIAAIKAEHAGLATEGAVMASDAFFPFRDGIDNAAEVGIAAIIQPGGSMRDDETIAAANEHGIAMVFTGMRHFRH; this is encoded by the coding sequence ATGAGTAAAGCCCCACTTGCACTACTGTCAGTCTCCGATAAATCTAATATCGTTGAATTCGCCCAAGGTCTGATTCAGGCAGGGTTTGGTTTGTTATCGACTGGCGGTACTTTCCGTTTGCTAACAGAGCATAATGTCGCTGTCACCGAAGTATCAGATTACACGGGTTTTCCTGAGATGATGGATGGTCGGGTTAAAACACTTCATCCCAAGATCCACGGTGGCATTTTGGGACGCCGCGGTACAGATGATATGGTGATGAGTGAGCATGCGATTGAACGCATTGATTTGGTCGTTGTCAACCTCTATCCATTTGCAGAAACGATTGCACGTAGTGACGTTACCATGAATGATGCCATCGAAAATATCGATATTGGCGGACCTACTATGGTGCGTTCAGCGGCAAAGAATCATGCACACGTTGGTATTGTGACTGATCCAGCTGATTATACGCGAGTACTTGAAGCATTAGGCGACAGTACTGCATTGACCGCTACCCTACGTTACGACCTAGCGGTTAAAGCATTTGAGCATACTGCACAATATGACGGGATGATTGCAAACTTTTTGGGTAGCCGTGTTAATGAGAGCCAAGAGCCTGAGAGTTTTTCACGTACCTTTAACGTTCAGCTAGAAAAAGTGCAAGACCTTCGCTACGGTGAAAACCCGCATCAAAAGGCGGCGTTCTATGTTGAAAATAACTCTTCAAAAAGCAAGCAAGCATCTATTGCTACTGCTAAGCAATTGCAAGGCAAAGCCTTGTCTTATAACAATATCGCCGATACTGATGCCGCGCTTGAATGCGTTAAAGCCTTTAGCACGCCTGCTTGTGTGATTGTAAAGCATGCCAACCCTTGTGGCGTTGCTGTAGATATCGATCAAGTAGCAGCATATCGCACTGCCTTCAGTACCGATCCTGAGTCTTCTTTTGGCGGTATCATCGCTTTTAACCGCCCGTTAACCCTTGCAGCCGCTACAGCCATTATCGACAATCAGTTTGTTGAAGTCATTATTGCCCCAAGTGTCGAAGACGGTGTGTTAGAGGCGACTGCTTCGAAGAAAAACGTTCGCGTCTTGGTTTGCGGCGATTTGCCAGCACCTGAGCTACGTGACCGTCAGCTTGATTATAAGCGTGTGAATGGTGGTTTGCTGGTGCAAGAGCAAGATTTGGGCTTGATTACGGCTCACGACTTAAAAATCGTCACAGACGTGCAGCCAACCGAAGCGCAGATTGCTGATTTACTATTTAGCTGGAACGTTGCAAAATACGTTAAATCTAATGCCATCGTTTACGCTAAAGGTCAGCGTACCATCGGTGTAGGTGCAGGTCAGATGAGCCGTGTTAACTCAGCTCGTATCGCTGCTATTAAAGCGGAGCACGCTGGACTTGCAACCGAAGGCGCGGTTATGGCATCTGATGCCTTCTTCCCGTTCCGTGATGGTATCGACAATGCAGCAGAAGTGGGTATTGCTGCGATTATCCAACCAGGTGGTTCTATGCGCGATGATGAGACCATCGCTGCCGCAAATGAGCACGGTATCGCCATGGTCTTCACCGGTATGCGTCATTTCCGTCATTAA